The genomic DNA TTCATTACTTAGCCCATCAAATAAAAAGAGTTTGTTTGTAAGTAATTCTCCTATGCCAAGAGTGAACTTTATAAATTCATTTGCAACAATTGTGCCTGTTATTCCAACGGTAGTGCTTAAAATACCTTGATTTCGATTGTTTTCTGTAATTGATAGTAAAATTTCTTTTTCTTTTTCTGGAAAAACACAGTTAAGGCATGCGGTTTTATGTGGTAAAACAACAAAGACTTGCCCAACAAATCTTCCTACAGCGCCAATAAAAAGAGGTTTGTTTAGCTTTACTGCTGTCTTATTGATAAGATATCTTGTTTCAAAATTATCTGTTGCATCAATGATAGAATCAAATTTTGAAAAAATAATTTCTGCAATTTCTGAATCAGTGAGCCAGGTATTAAAAGTTTCAAATTTTATGTATGGGTTCAGTTTTGAAAGCTTTTCCTTTGCAAGGATAACTTTTTCCTTTCCTAAATCCTCAGTGTTATAAAGAATTTGCCTGTTTAGATTTGATCGACTAACAATATCACCATCGACTATGCCAATCCTGCCTACTCCTATAGCTGCCAAATGTAATAGAATAAAACTACCCAAACCACCTGCACCAACAACTAGTACATTTGATTTTTTTAACTTTTCTTGTCCATCAAGACCAATTTTATCAATTCTTATATGTCTATCGTACTGCTCTAATTCTTCTCTTGTAAACATTTAACACCCTGAATTTTCAGGTTTATTTTGTTTTACAATAAATTTCTCAGGACTTTTTAAAAACTTTTCAAGACACTCTTTTGAGCAAAAATAATATGTAACTCCGTTGTGCTCAAAGGTATCAGTTGCTTCTTCCTTTTCTAAAATCATCTTACAAACAGGGTCTTGCACCATTTTAACCACCTCCTACTGGTGAAAAAACACTTACAACATCACCGTCACTTAATCTTTCATCAAACCAAGCTCTCTTAAGATTTACAAGGATGATGATGTAGTTTCTCTCAACAATGGAAAATCTGTTAAGTAAATCCTCAACAGTTGCACCTTCGTTTAAGTCAACGTATACCTCTTCTGGGCCATATTTTAAATAATCACCGTATAATTTAACTTTTACAGTCATATTAGTTACTCAATTATTAAAAATTATTTTTACTTCGGAAATATCCCATAGATACTGTAACCTTTCTTT from Caldisericaceae bacterium includes the following:
- a CDS encoding HesA/MoeB/ThiF family protein, whose translation is MFTREELEQYDRHIRIDKIGLDGQEKLKKSNVLVVGAGGLGSFILLHLAAIGVGRIGIVDGDIVSRSNLNRQILYNTEDLGKEKVILAKEKLSKLNPYIKFETFNTWLTDSEIAEIIFSKFDSIIDATDNFETRYLINKTAVKLNKPLFIGAVGRFVGQVFVVLPHKTACLNCVFPEKEKEILLSITENNRNQGILSTTVGITGTIVANEFIKFTLGIGELLTNKLFLFDGLSNEFSIINLEKDPNCKVCGII
- a CDS encoding YHS domain-containing protein, with the protein product MVQDPVCKMILEKEEATDTFEHNGVTYYFCSKECLEKFLKSPEKFIVKQNKPENSGC
- a CDS encoding MoaD/ThiS family protein, which codes for MTVKVKLYGDYLKYGPEEVYVDLNEGATVEDLLNRFSIVERNYIIILVNLKRAWFDERLSDGDVVSVFSPVGGG